The Benincasa hispida cultivar B227 chromosome 9, ASM972705v1, whole genome shotgun sequence genome has a segment encoding these proteins:
- the LOC120086007 gene encoding receptor-like serine/threonine-protein kinase At1g78530 isoform X1, translating into MFEAVFHENCSDHFHGLQNQMDRGQAIAFYVTISCIAFVVSKIFIALLLYKRWKRRHMIYEDGISGGKMVMFKSPATKSLKSDAFLKKTLKLNNKDIIGSGGHGIVYKLALSDSMTFAVKRLNRGSAERDQGFERELEAMGDIKHRNIVMLHGYYTAPHYNLLIYELMPNGSLYEYLHGRSNEKVLDWPSRYKIAVGAARGISYLHHDCIPHIIHRDIKSSNILLDQNMDAQVSDFGLATLMEPDKTHVSTIVAGTFGYLAPEYFDTGRATVKGDVYSFGVVLLELLTGKKPTDEAFMEEGTKLVTWVKAVVQEKREEYVLDSNLGHCPVDEVNGVFSIALKCLEPEPAQRPTMAEVVKVLEQIKVK; encoded by the exons ATGTTTGAGGCTGTCTTCCATGAAAACTGTTCTGATCATTTTCATGGTCTGCAGAATCAGATGGATAGAGGTCAGGCTATAGCATTCTATGTCACAATCAGTTGCATTGCTTTTGTCGTGTCAAAGATCTTCATAGCATTGCTTCTTTACAAGCGCTGGAAAAGAAGACACATGATTTATGAAGATGGGATATCAG GTGGGAAGATGGTCATGTTCAAGTCTCCAGCAACAAAGTCCCTAAAATCAGATGCATTCCTGAAGAAAACACTAAAACTAAACAACAAGGACATCATTGGCTCTGGAGGCCATGGGATTGTTTACAAACTTGCACTAAGTGATTCCATGACATTTGCTGTGAAAAGACTGAACAGAGGAAGTGCAGAAAGAGATCAAGGATTTGAGAGAGAATTGGAAGCGATGGGAGATATAAAGCATCGGAATATCGTGATGCTTCACGGATACTACACTGCTCCTCACTATAATCTCCTTATATATGAGTTAATGCCTAATGGAAGTTTGTATGAATATCTACATG GAAGATCAAATGAGAAGGTTTTGGATTGGCCATCACGGTATAAGATAGCAGTAGGTGCAGCGAGAGGCATATCGTATCTTCATCATGACTGCATCCCACACATCATACATAGAGATATCAAGTCGAGCAATATATTGTTGGATCAAAACATGGACGCCCAAGTGTCTGACTTCGGATTGGCGACGCTAATGGAACCTGACAAGACTCATGTATCAACAATTGTGGCAGGCACATTTGGGTACTTGGCTCCAG AATACTTCGATACTGGGCGAGCAACGGTGAAAGGAGATGTCTACAGCTTTGGTGTAGTACTTCTCGAGCTCTTAACAGGGAAAAAACCAACTGATGAGGCATTTATGGAAGAGGGAACTAAACTTGTGACGTGG GTGAAAGCAGTTGTTCAGGAGAAGAGGGAAGAATATGTACTTGACAGTAATTTGGGTCATTGTCCGGTTGACGAGGTTAATGGCGTGTTTAGCATTGCATTGAAGTGTCTCGAACCGGAACCCGCTCAGCGACCGACAATGGCAGAGGTTGTCAAAGTGCTTGAGCAGATAAAGGTCAAATAG
- the LOC120086007 gene encoding receptor-like serine/threonine-protein kinase At1g78530 isoform X2 codes for MDRGQAIAFYVTISCIAFVVSKIFIALLLYKRWKRRHMIYEDGISGGKMVMFKSPATKSLKSDAFLKKTLKLNNKDIIGSGGHGIVYKLALSDSMTFAVKRLNRGSAERDQGFERELEAMGDIKHRNIVMLHGYYTAPHYNLLIYELMPNGSLYEYLHGRSNEKVLDWPSRYKIAVGAARGISYLHHDCIPHIIHRDIKSSNILLDQNMDAQVSDFGLATLMEPDKTHVSTIVAGTFGYLAPEYFDTGRATVKGDVYSFGVVLLELLTGKKPTDEAFMEEGTKLVTWVKAVVQEKREEYVLDSNLGHCPVDEVNGVFSIALKCLEPEPAQRPTMAEVVKVLEQIKVK; via the exons ATGGATAGAGGTCAGGCTATAGCATTCTATGTCACAATCAGTTGCATTGCTTTTGTCGTGTCAAAGATCTTCATAGCATTGCTTCTTTACAAGCGCTGGAAAAGAAGACACATGATTTATGAAGATGGGATATCAG GTGGGAAGATGGTCATGTTCAAGTCTCCAGCAACAAAGTCCCTAAAATCAGATGCATTCCTGAAGAAAACACTAAAACTAAACAACAAGGACATCATTGGCTCTGGAGGCCATGGGATTGTTTACAAACTTGCACTAAGTGATTCCATGACATTTGCTGTGAAAAGACTGAACAGAGGAAGTGCAGAAAGAGATCAAGGATTTGAGAGAGAATTGGAAGCGATGGGAGATATAAAGCATCGGAATATCGTGATGCTTCACGGATACTACACTGCTCCTCACTATAATCTCCTTATATATGAGTTAATGCCTAATGGAAGTTTGTATGAATATCTACATG GAAGATCAAATGAGAAGGTTTTGGATTGGCCATCACGGTATAAGATAGCAGTAGGTGCAGCGAGAGGCATATCGTATCTTCATCATGACTGCATCCCACACATCATACATAGAGATATCAAGTCGAGCAATATATTGTTGGATCAAAACATGGACGCCCAAGTGTCTGACTTCGGATTGGCGACGCTAATGGAACCTGACAAGACTCATGTATCAACAATTGTGGCAGGCACATTTGGGTACTTGGCTCCAG AATACTTCGATACTGGGCGAGCAACGGTGAAAGGAGATGTCTACAGCTTTGGTGTAGTACTTCTCGAGCTCTTAACAGGGAAAAAACCAACTGATGAGGCATTTATGGAAGAGGGAACTAAACTTGTGACGTGG GTGAAAGCAGTTGTTCAGGAGAAGAGGGAAGAATATGTACTTGACAGTAATTTGGGTCATTGTCCGGTTGACGAGGTTAATGGCGTGTTTAGCATTGCATTGAAGTGTCTCGAACCGGAACCCGCTCAGCGACCGACAATGGCAGAGGTTGTCAAAGTGCTTGAGCAGATAAAGGTCAAATAG
- the LOC120086009 gene encoding fatty-acid-binding protein 3, chloroplastic isoform X2: MAADAVNSTPLRLPSAIPTGKWNYNPRVCLLTKPSTPTVSLYKIQSTFSLNNFRFCSNLSLKASSSLASGYVEEPSTNVKFPTSLTLPGFSTSLSLLGTGYREKIFAIIGVKVYAAGLYINPSISNELNAWRGRPAAAIQEDSSLFNIIFQSPSEKSLQIVLVRDVDGKTFWDALDDAISPRIKAPTPVDESALSTFRSIFQGRSLKKGTFIFLTWLEPTKMLVSISVDGPPTGIEATIESNNVISALFDVFFGDSPVSPTLKASVATGLAGVLK; this comes from the exons ATGGCTGCAGATGCTGTAAACTCCACCCCATTAAGGCTTCCATCAGCCATTCCCACTGGGAAATGGAATTACAATCCCAGAGTTTGTCTCCTAACAAAACCCTCAACTCCTACTGTCTCCTTGTACAAGATTCAGTCTACTTTCTCTCTCAACAACTTCAGATTTTGTTCCAATCTCTCTCTCAAAGCTTCTTCTTCCCTTGCTTCAG GATATGTGGAGGAACCTTCAACCAATGTGAAATTTCCAACGTCCTTGACTTTGCCGGGCTTCTCAACGTCGCTGTCACTGCTCGGAACAG GTTACAGAGAGAAAATTTTTGCAATCATTGGTGTTAAGGTCTATGCTGCAGGACTATACATCAATCCATCCATCTCAAATGAATTGAACGCTTGGAGGGGACGACCAGCTGCTGCAATTCAGGAGGATTCTTCCTTGTTCAATATAATTTTTCAGT CTCCTTCAGAAAAATCTTTACAGATTGTTCTTGTCCGAGATGTCGACGGTAAAACTTTCTGGGACGCCTTGGATGACGCCATTTCTCCAAGAATCAAAGCACCAACACCGGTTGATGAATCTGCATTATCTACGTTTCGTAGCATCTTCCAGGGACGATCTCTTAAGAAAGGAACGTTCATATTCTTGACTTGGTTGGAACCTACAAAGATGCTT GTTAGCATCTCGGTAGATGGCCCACCAACAGGAATAGAAGCTACAATTGAATCAAATAATGTGATTTCAGCTCTTTTCGATGTTTTTTTCGGAGACTCCCCTGTTTCTCCTACTTTGAAGGCTTCTGTTGCAACTGGATTGGCTGGAGTTTTGAAATAG
- the LOC120086009 gene encoding fatty-acid-binding protein 3, chloroplastic isoform X1 codes for MAADAVNSTPLRLPSAIPTGKWNYNPRVCLLTKPSTPTVSLYKIQSTFSLNNFRFCSNLSLKASSSLASVGNAGYVEEPSTNVKFPTSLTLPGFSTSLSLLGTGYREKIFAIIGVKVYAAGLYINPSISNELNAWRGRPAAAIQEDSSLFNIIFQSPSEKSLQIVLVRDVDGKTFWDALDDAISPRIKAPTPVDESALSTFRSIFQGRSLKKGTFIFLTWLEPTKMLVSISVDGPPTGIEATIESNNVISALFDVFFGDSPVSPTLKASVATGLAGVLK; via the exons ATGGCTGCAGATGCTGTAAACTCCACCCCATTAAGGCTTCCATCAGCCATTCCCACTGGGAAATGGAATTACAATCCCAGAGTTTGTCTCCTAACAAAACCCTCAACTCCTACTGTCTCCTTGTACAAGATTCAGTCTACTTTCTCTCTCAACAACTTCAGATTTTGTTCCAATCTCTCTCTCAAAGCTTCTTCTTCCCTTGCTTCAG TTGGAAATGCAGGATATGTGGAGGAACCTTCAACCAATGTGAAATTTCCAACGTCCTTGACTTTGCCGGGCTTCTCAACGTCGCTGTCACTGCTCGGAACAG GTTACAGAGAGAAAATTTTTGCAATCATTGGTGTTAAGGTCTATGCTGCAGGACTATACATCAATCCATCCATCTCAAATGAATTGAACGCTTGGAGGGGACGACCAGCTGCTGCAATTCAGGAGGATTCTTCCTTGTTCAATATAATTTTTCAGT CTCCTTCAGAAAAATCTTTACAGATTGTTCTTGTCCGAGATGTCGACGGTAAAACTTTCTGGGACGCCTTGGATGACGCCATTTCTCCAAGAATCAAAGCACCAACACCGGTTGATGAATCTGCATTATCTACGTTTCGTAGCATCTTCCAGGGACGATCTCTTAAGAAAGGAACGTTCATATTCTTGACTTGGTTGGAACCTACAAAGATGCTT GTTAGCATCTCGGTAGATGGCCCACCAACAGGAATAGAAGCTACAATTGAATCAAATAATGTGATTTCAGCTCTTTTCGATGTTTTTTTCGGAGACTCCCCTGTTTCTCCTACTTTGAAGGCTTCTGTTGCAACTGGATTGGCTGGAGTTTTGAAATAG